From a region of the Cucumis sativus cultivar 9930 chromosome 6, Cucumber_9930_V3, whole genome shotgun sequence genome:
- the LOC101221974 gene encoding chaperone protein dnaJ 11, chloroplastic, which produces MLSAASSPLTLPSLPPLSSSPRDFTRVRFRPPQAFSSTATASSTAYASRPDTASPYLNLQTMSSCTSLYDVLGIPTGASFQEIKSAYRRLARLCHPDVAAIHRKDSSATDFMKIHAAYSTLSDPEKRADYDRKLLRRCRPVASARMASGFTGYTRRNWETDQCW; this is translated from the coding sequence ATGTTATCTGCTGCCTCTTCTCCTCTTACTCTCCCCTCTCTTCCACCCCTTTCTTCCTCTCCCCGTGACTTTACACGTGTCAGATTCCGACCTCCACAGGCCTTCTCCTCCACCGCCACTGCTTCTTCCACCGCCTACGCCTCCAGACCCGACACCGCCTCCCCCTATCTCAACCTTCAAACAATGTCTTCCTGCACTTCCCTTTACGACGTCCTTGGAATCCCTACTGGAGCTTCTTTTCAGGAGATTAAATCCGCATACCGACGACTTGCCAGACTTTGTCACCCTGACGTTGCGGCCATCCACAGGAAAGACTCATCTGCCACCGATTTCATGAAGATCCACGCCGCTTATTCCACTCTCTCTGATCCTGAGAAACGTGCTGATTACGATCGGAAGCTTCTTCGTCGGTGTCGGCCTGTGGCTTCAGCGCGGATGGCTTCTGGTTTCACTGGATACACTCGCCGGAATTGGGAGACAGATCAGTGCTGGTGA